One window from the genome of Nicotiana tomentosiformis chromosome 5, ASM39032v3, whole genome shotgun sequence encodes:
- the LOC104087933 gene encoding scarecrow-like transcription factor PAT1 — MQASQRLRRSAMSDTLYKSVQKTEASYLPQFQTLDKQMTNINRTQGGNHSIQTYSDWYCTLESSSPTGKYAVQNSISAVSFTPNGSPISHQESQSCLSDVHYLPDTNYNSPVSGSCITDDVNDFRHKLKELETVMLGPNSDVLDSCDNSLPSCMTSPEIGCWRQMLEAIPRGDLKHVLIACAKAESDGDLLTAQWLISELRQMVSVSGEPIQRLGAYILEGLVARLAASGSSIYKSQRCKEPASFELLSYMHILHEVCPYFKFGYMSANGAIAEAMKDEQRVHIIDFQISQGSQWVTLIQAFAARPGGPPHIRITGIDDSKSAYARGGGLNIVGKRLSTLAESFKVPFEFHAAAISTSDVQLENLGIRPGEALAVNFAFVLHHMPDESVSTENHRDRLIRLVKSLNPKVVTLVEQESNTNTAAFFPRFLETLDYYTAMFESIDATLPRAHKERINVEQHCLAKDIVNIIACEGIERVERHELLGKWKSRFRMAGFSPYPLSSLVNSTIKALVENYCDKYRLEERDGALYLGWMNRDLVASCAWK, encoded by the coding sequence ATGCAAGCGTCACAGCGACTTAGAAGATCAGCCATGTCTGATACTCTTTATAAATCTGTGCAAAAAACAGAGGCATCCTATCTACCTCAGTTTCAAACATTAGACAAGCAGATGACCAATATTAATCGAACCCAAGGAGGTAATCACTCCATTCAAACTTATTCTGATTGGTATTGCACACTGGAGTCCTCCTCACCTACTGGCAAGTATGCTGTTCAAAACTCAATATCAGCTGTCAGTTTCACTCCAAATGGAAGTCCGATTTCCCATCAAGAATCTCAGTCATGCTTATCAGATGTACATTACTTGCCTGATACTAACTACAACTCCCCAGTAAGTGGATCATGCATTACAGATGATGTGAATGATTTCAGGCACAAGCTAAAAGAATTGGAAACTGTAATGCTGGGACCTAATTCAGACGTTCTGGATAGTTGTGATAATTCCCTGCCGAGCTGTATGACCTCCCCAGAAATTGGCTGTTGGAGACAAATGTTGGAGGCGATACCTAGAGGGGATTTAAAACATGTGCTCATTGCGTGTGCAAAAGCAGAATCAGATGGTGATTTGCTTACAGCTCAGTGGTTGATATCAGAGTTGCGTCAAATGGTGTCAGTGTCAGGGGAACCAATTCAGCGACTCGGAGCATACATCCTTGAAGGCCTTGTAGCAAGGTTAGCGGCATCAGGAAGTTCCATATACAAATCCCAAAGATGCAAAGAACCAGCTAGTTTTGAACTGCTTTCATATATGCATATTCTTCATGAAGTTTGCCCCTACTTCAAATTTGGATACATGTCGGCAAATGGTGCCATTGCAGAAGCAATGAAGGATGAACAAAGAGTTCATATCATTGATTTCCAAATTTCTCAAGGGAGTCAGTGGGTTACTCTAATCCAAGCTTTTGCAGCTCGGCCTGGAGGTCCACCTCATATCCGCATAACGGGTATTGATGATTCCAAATCAGCCTATGCGCGTGGAGGAGGGCTTAATATTGTTGGCAAGAGGCTTTCTACACTTGCTGAGTCCTTCAAGGTGCCTTTTGAGTTTCATGCTGCCGCCATATCTACTTCTGATGTTCAGCTAGAAAACCTTGGAATTCGACCTGGCGAAGCACTGGCAGTAAATTTTGCATTTGTGTTGCATCACATGCCAGACGAAAGTGTGAGCACCGAAAATCATCGGGATCGACTGATACGGCTGGTTAAGAGCTTGAATCCCAAGGTGGTTACTCTTGTTGAGCAAGAATCTAATACAAACACTGCAGCTTTCTTTCCTCGATTCCTTGAAACGTTAGATTACTATACTGCCATGTTTGAATCAATTGATGCGACACTCCCAAGGGCGCATAAGGAGCGCATCAATGTTGAGCAGCATTGTTTGGCAAAAGATATTGTTAACATCATCGCCTGCGAGGGAATTGAGAGGGTGGAGCGGCATGAGCTTCTTGGTAAGTGGAAGTCACGGTTTAGAATGGCTGGTTTCAGCCCATATCCTTTGAGTTCATTGGTGAATTCTACTATCAAAGCATTGGTAGAAAACTACTGTGACAAATATAGGCTTGAAGAAAGAGATGGAGCTTTGTACCTCGGTTGGATGAACAGAGATTTGGTTGCTTCTTGTGCATGGAAGTAG